One segment of Synechococcus sp. MU1617 DNA contains the following:
- a CDS encoding BadF/BadG/BcrA/BcrD ATPase family protein, with protein sequence MRLLAGFDAGQTQTRCRLSVVQKGLHQTVGEGEGPGVSHLDAPQGEGRFLEAIRISAQNALKDHPAGVIQAAVVGASGIEHGTALQQRAERLVGHALAIGDDTEFRKVLVTGDERTALRGAIPEGAGILAISGTGMIVLGRDENGHEQRCGGWGWLLDGAGSAFDLGHQGLQLTLRMADGRLPDHPLRLQIWNQMGCDSHAAVKARVVQHDFGTANFAALAPLVVEAAAQGCSSAEEIVQRSAAALSNCISTVAQQLSLRSPLVVCHGGAVIHLPGFRTAVQQAIRQSIPKARWGEARGDACDGALLMAEALILRPR encoded by the coding sequence ATGAGGCTGCTCGCTGGATTCGATGCTGGACAGACGCAGACCCGCTGCCGCCTCAGCGTGGTCCAAAAGGGCTTGCACCAGACTGTTGGCGAAGGCGAGGGGCCCGGCGTCAGTCACCTGGATGCCCCCCAGGGTGAAGGACGTTTCCTCGAGGCGATCCGCATCAGTGCACAAAACGCCCTCAAAGATCACCCCGCTGGCGTGATCCAGGCGGCCGTTGTCGGAGCCAGCGGCATCGAACACGGAACAGCGTTGCAACAGCGCGCTGAACGTTTGGTGGGTCACGCCCTGGCCATCGGTGATGACACGGAGTTCAGAAAGGTGCTGGTCACCGGAGACGAACGCACGGCCTTGCGAGGTGCGATCCCTGAGGGTGCGGGAATCCTGGCGATCAGCGGTACGGGAATGATCGTGCTGGGCCGAGACGAGAACGGCCATGAACAACGCTGTGGCGGCTGGGGATGGCTGCTTGATGGAGCCGGTTCAGCCTTTGACCTCGGCCACCAGGGATTGCAACTGACCCTGCGCATGGCCGATGGGCGCCTGCCCGACCATCCTCTGCGCCTGCAGATCTGGAATCAGATGGGATGCGACAGCCACGCAGCGGTGAAAGCCCGGGTGGTGCAGCACGACTTCGGCACAGCGAACTTCGCAGCCTTAGCTCCGCTGGTGGTGGAGGCAGCAGCCCAGGGCTGCTCGAGCGCAGAGGAAATCGTGCAGCGATCAGCAGCAGCCCTCTCCAACTGCATCAGCACCGTGGCCCAGCAGCTATCACTGCGTTCCCCCCTGGTGGTCTGCCATGGGGGAGCTGTTATCCATCTGCCGGGGTTCCGAACAGCCGTGCAACAGGCCATTCGTCAGTCGATTCCCAAAGCCCGCTGGGGTGAGGCCAGGGGCGATGCCTGTGATGGCGCCCTTCTGATGGCAGAGGCCTTGATCCTCAGGCCACGTTGA
- a CDS encoding cob(I)yrinic acid a,c-diamide adenosyltransferase → MTTSLADPQAFQNSLDRDQQALQRAGLRPLPSVSDPPPLHLVAPEGQLQVHTAPYRGSFANVLSQAMRAAGLGSRVLISQFLKGGVQQGPAGRVQLCGGLVWLRPEVPLCLSSPGHPGGAEAVAAVWSICRQHLIQGDLDQLVLDEIGLAVAFGYLDEADVIEALEQRPASMDVIITGPAIPAGVVEMADQVTELRRGF, encoded by the coding sequence ATGACCACAAGCCTCGCCGACCCCCAAGCCTTCCAGAACTCCCTGGATCGGGATCAGCAGGCTTTGCAGCGGGCGGGCCTCAGGCCCTTACCTTCTGTCTCTGACCCGCCACCCCTACATCTGGTGGCTCCAGAAGGGCAGCTGCAAGTGCATACAGCGCCCTACCGAGGCAGTTTCGCCAATGTTCTGAGTCAAGCCATGCGTGCTGCCGGCTTGGGCAGTCGTGTTCTGATCAGTCAGTTCCTCAAAGGGGGCGTTCAGCAGGGACCTGCAGGACGGGTGCAGCTCTGTGGAGGCCTTGTCTGGCTGCGGCCGGAAGTGCCCCTCTGCCTCTCCTCGCCGGGGCATCCCGGTGGCGCTGAGGCGGTGGCTGCTGTTTGGTCCATCTGCCGCCAGCATCTGATCCAGGGAGATCTCGACCAGCTGGTCTTGGATGAAATCGGTCTTGCAGTGGCCTTCGGATACCTGGATGAAGCGGACGTGATTGAAGCCCTCGAGCAGCGGCCCGCTTCGATGGATGTGATCATCACTGGACCTGCAATCCCCGCCGGTGTGGTGGAGATGGCAGATCAAGTCACGGAGTTGCGCCGAGGTTTCTGA
- a CDS encoding FIST N-terminal domain-containing protein codes for MAPFAPFSWFRSGGAEARCRTGLSAKASLDEAVRDVVEQLGRSRGEADLALVFTSTSYATDLPRLLPMLRAQISAKHWIGCTGGGVVGTRGDGTASELEQTPALSVTVLSLPGASIATQHLSTEELPDLDGAAQQWQDWVGLTPEAARSQILLIDPTSSGINDLISGLDYAYPGAEKIGGIAAPHNSRHGSLLLDDNVVTGAVVCSIGGSWRLETVVAQGCRPIGPVFSIEQVQRNVLLELSDGGTKASPINCLQRVLADLSERERELVRHSLFLGVERSSLRLNANGAASEASAFLIRNLIGVDPNNGAVAVAERVRAGQNVQFHLREAAASQDEALALLKAATADSGDTVHFGLLMACLGRGKGLFGRADGDISLARQLMPDLPVAGAFCNGEIGPVGGTTHLHGYTACWGLLRQDPKSSSGSGSDNLG; via the coding sequence ATGGCACCGTTCGCACCGTTCAGCTGGTTCCGCTCCGGGGGCGCTGAAGCCAGGTGCCGGACAGGACTTTCCGCGAAAGCGTCCCTGGACGAAGCCGTTCGGGATGTGGTCGAGCAACTGGGCCGATCCAGGGGCGAAGCCGATCTCGCCCTCGTCTTCACCTCAACGAGTTACGCCACCGACCTGCCGCGGCTGCTGCCAATGCTTCGCGCCCAGATCAGCGCGAAGCATTGGATCGGATGCACCGGGGGAGGCGTGGTGGGCACCCGCGGCGACGGCACCGCCTCGGAGCTGGAGCAGACGCCTGCATTGAGCGTGACGGTGCTCTCCCTGCCGGGGGCATCGATCGCCACCCAACACCTGAGCACAGAGGAGCTGCCTGATCTGGATGGAGCCGCCCAGCAATGGCAAGACTGGGTGGGCCTCACCCCCGAGGCTGCTCGCAGCCAAATCCTGCTGATCGACCCCACCAGCAGTGGAATCAATGACCTCATCAGCGGGCTGGACTACGCCTATCCGGGTGCAGAGAAGATTGGGGGCATCGCAGCACCCCACAACAGTCGGCACGGATCGCTGCTGCTGGATGACAACGTCGTCACCGGAGCGGTGGTCTGTTCCATCGGGGGGAGCTGGCGACTCGAAACGGTGGTGGCACAGGGCTGTCGCCCCATCGGCCCGGTCTTCTCAATCGAGCAGGTGCAGCGCAACGTGTTGCTGGAACTGAGTGATGGCGGCACCAAGGCCAGCCCCATCAATTGTCTGCAACGGGTTCTGGCTGACCTCAGTGAACGGGAGCGCGAGCTGGTGCGTCACTCGTTGTTCCTCGGCGTCGAACGCAGCAGCCTGCGGCTGAACGCCAACGGAGCAGCATCAGAAGCGAGTGCCTTCCTGATCCGCAACCTGATCGGAGTCGATCCCAACAATGGCGCCGTGGCCGTAGCTGAGCGGGTGCGTGCCGGCCAAAACGTGCAATTTCACCTGCGCGAAGCCGCCGCCTCCCAGGACGAAGCCCTTGCCCTGCTCAAAGCAGCGACGGCTGATTCAGGCGACACGGTCCATTTCGGACTGCTCATGGCCTGCCTGGGACGGGGCAAGGGGCTCTTCGGTCGTGCCGATGGCGACATCAGCCTGGCCCGCCAACTGATGCCTGACCTTCCTGTGGCGGGAGCGTTCTGTAACGGTGAGATCGGACCCGTCGGCGGGACGACGCATCTGCATGGCTACACCGCCTGCTGGGGATTGCTTCGCCAGGACCCAAAAAGCTCCTCTGGCAGTGGCTCTGACAATCTCGGTTGA
- a CDS encoding IctB family putative bicarbonate transporter: protein MASADATQTASGGPLLARWQGLITPDQAVLKRLERLAGLLLLVLLTGLPLFTRTGLALVITACGGLWLLWCLCSPPPQSIGTISRWLMLVLAIAIVATGCSPVPIAASKGLIKLLSYLGVYALLCKLLLSNERWWNRLVAGLLSGGLLSSVLALRQLYASSEELAGWADPNSISAGTIRIYGPLGNPNLLAGYLLPLIPFAAIALVRWRGVGAQLFAGTTLVLAGTATLFTYSRGGWLGMVAAGAVLLLLLLLRWTRHWPPLWRRLVPLAVLLVGAAFLVVTATQIDPIRTRITSLLAGRGDSSNNFRINVWMAAIQMVQDRPWLGIGPGNAAFNSIYPLYQQPKFNALSAYSVPLEILVETGIPGLLACLGLLASSLKQGLKQLNADGPSALAAIASLAAIAGLLMQGSTDTIFFRPEVQLIGWFALASLVSRPSES from the coding sequence ATGGCCTCTGCGGATGCAACCCAGACGGCAAGCGGTGGTCCACTGTTGGCACGCTGGCAGGGGCTGATCACTCCGGATCAAGCGGTGCTGAAACGCCTTGAAAGGCTGGCGGGACTGCTCCTGCTGGTCTTGCTCACGGGTCTACCCCTGTTCACACGCACGGGCCTGGCCCTGGTGATTACAGCCTGTGGCGGCCTGTGGCTGCTGTGGTGCCTCTGCAGTCCGCCACCACAGAGCATCGGAACCATCTCGCGCTGGCTGATGCTTGTTCTGGCCATCGCAATTGTGGCCACGGGATGTTCTCCGGTTCCAATCGCCGCCAGCAAAGGCCTGATCAAACTGCTCAGCTACCTGGGCGTTTATGCCTTGCTCTGCAAACTGCTGCTGAGCAATGAACGATGGTGGAACCGGCTGGTCGCAGGACTACTGAGTGGCGGCCTACTCAGCAGTGTTCTGGCTTTGCGACAGCTCTATGCCTCCAGCGAGGAACTGGCCGGCTGGGCCGATCCGAATTCCATCAGCGCCGGCACCATTCGGATCTATGGCCCCCTGGGGAACCCCAACCTCCTGGCGGGTTACTTGCTGCCGCTGATTCCCTTTGCAGCGATTGCACTGGTGCGCTGGCGTGGCGTGGGAGCCCAGCTGTTTGCCGGCACCACACTGGTGTTGGCCGGGACAGCCACGCTGTTCACCTACAGCCGCGGCGGCTGGCTGGGGATGGTTGCTGCCGGCGCCGTACTTCTGCTTTTGCTGCTGCTGCGCTGGACACGCCACTGGCCCCCACTCTGGAGACGTCTGGTGCCCCTCGCCGTGCTGCTGGTTGGAGCCGCTTTCCTGGTGGTGACGGCCACCCAGATCGATCCCATCCGCACGCGCATCACCAGCCTGCTGGCGGGACGGGGTGATAGTTCCAACAATTTCCGCATCAACGTCTGGATGGCGGCCATTCAGATGGTGCAAGACCGTCCCTGGCTGGGCATCGGCCCAGGCAATGCGGCGTTCAACAGCATCTATCCCCTGTATCAGCAACCGAAGTTCAACGCCCTCAGTGCCTACTCCGTTCCCTTGGAAATCCTGGTGGAAACCGGCATTCCTGGGCTACTGGCCTGCCTGGGATTGCTGGCCAGCAGCCTGAAGCAGGGCCTCAAGCAGCTCAATGCCGATGGTCCAAGCGCCTTGGCAGCCATCGCCAGCCTTGCTGCCATCGCTGGCCTGCTGATGCAGGGAAGCACCGACACGATCTTCTTCCGCCCCGAAGTTCAACTGATCGGCTGGTTTGCCCTGGCCAGCCTGGTGAGTCGACCCAGCGAATCATGA
- the trmB gene encoding tRNA (guanosine(46)-N7)-methyltransferase TrmB produces MRQHVNPLSSFFQLPLELPPPEELFRVPDHPIHLDIGCARGRCLLGLAERDPHWNHLGVEIRRPLVTSADREALASEHGNVRILFCNANISLEGWMKALEQDRLQRVSIQFPDPWFKRRHRKRRVLQPALLLAIATALQPGRELFLQSDVLDVIEPMVALTELSACFDRPAEDQRPWRASNPLSVPTERERYVLEQNLPVYRVLYRRNQNPLPSVSDLEQQWQEIDNPAEALTT; encoded by the coding sequence TTGCGTCAGCACGTCAATCCCCTCAGCAGCTTCTTCCAGTTGCCGCTGGAACTCCCTCCACCCGAGGAGCTGTTTCGCGTTCCTGATCATCCGATCCACCTTGATATCGGCTGTGCCCGTGGACGTTGCCTGCTGGGCCTGGCCGAGCGTGATCCCCACTGGAACCATCTCGGCGTTGAAATCCGCCGGCCCCTCGTGACCTCGGCCGATCGAGAGGCGCTCGCCTCGGAGCACGGCAATGTTCGGATCCTGTTCTGCAACGCCAACATCAGTCTGGAAGGCTGGATGAAGGCCCTGGAGCAGGACCGGCTGCAACGGGTCTCCATCCAATTTCCCGATCCCTGGTTCAAACGAAGGCACCGCAAGCGCAGGGTCCTGCAACCCGCGCTGCTCTTGGCCATCGCAACGGCCCTCCAGCCCGGCCGTGAGCTGTTTCTGCAGAGCGATGTTCTCGACGTGATTGAGCCGATGGTGGCTCTCACCGAACTCAGCGCCTGTTTTGACCGCCCCGCAGAGGATCAACGGCCCTGGCGCGCCAGCAACCCGCTTTCGGTTCCCACGGAACGGGAGCGCTACGTGCTCGAGCAAAACCTCCCCGTCTACCGGGTGCTCTACCGCCGGAACCAGAATCCACTTCCTTCCGTGTCAGATCTGGAACAGCAGTGGCAGGAGATCGATAATCCGGCGGAAGCACTCACCACCTGA
- a CDS encoding thioredoxin domain-containing protein gives MTGTPESSPLGTAQRWVLVLIAVALAFGLVILRGGIQSESPMEQLARRSLDPQTALTNGRPTLIEFYADWCQVCREMAPSMLELEKKSRDRLDVVLVNVDNPRWQDLVDRYDVNGIPQLNLFNAEGEPRGRSVGLRSPEELQLLTTALLEDQPLPALPGVGNVSQLPASTSADNTLAGASSQSTAGPRSHG, from the coding sequence ATGACAGGCACCCCGGAGTCTTCGCCCCTGGGCACGGCACAGCGATGGGTGCTGGTGCTGATCGCGGTGGCTCTGGCTTTTGGCTTGGTCATCCTGCGCGGCGGCATTCAGAGCGAAAGCCCGATGGAGCAGCTGGCGAGACGATCCCTCGACCCGCAAACGGCGTTAACCAATGGACGCCCAACGCTGATCGAGTTCTACGCCGATTGGTGCCAGGTCTGCAGGGAGATGGCGCCCTCGATGCTGGAGTTGGAAAAGAAATCGCGGGATCGACTCGATGTAGTTCTGGTGAACGTCGACAACCCCCGTTGGCAAGATCTCGTTGATCGCTACGACGTCAACGGCATCCCTCAGCTGAATCTGTTTAACGCTGAAGGAGAGCCGAGGGGCAGATCTGTTGGTCTGCGCAGCCCTGAGGAACTCCAGCTGCTCACCACAGCACTGCTTGAGGATCAGCCGCTGCCGGCTCTGCCAGGCGTCGGCAACGTCAGCCAGCTGCCAGCCTCCACCTCCGCTGACAACACATTGGCTGGAGCGTCGAGCCAATCCACGGCCGGGCCCCGCAGCCATGGTTGA
- a CDS encoding DUF3177 family protein: MNELTYRALVWLTYRLAATFAVGVPLVLLIWSAWRREPLVLRLLGIYWKVASLMAISLLLLMDQRPLGYAMAVVAPVLMVISLWFWVDINEELADQPSWRPLPLAVKVWRWSFSGFGLLSLGMSLTGLGCMQQLEASACLTWLEAPQGIHGLAATVFNFLFGGLWTEAVAAFVGYVALVAYLAGLLQWLLVRLPRYGRVAGDF; this comes from the coding sequence GTGAACGAGCTCACGTACCGCGCTCTGGTGTGGCTGACCTATCGCTTGGCCGCCACCTTTGCCGTTGGTGTGCCTTTGGTCCTATTGATCTGGTCGGCGTGGCGTCGCGAGCCGTTGGTGCTGCGGCTGCTCGGCATCTACTGGAAGGTGGCCAGCCTGATGGCGATCAGCCTGCTGCTGCTGATGGACCAGCGCCCCCTGGGCTACGCCATGGCGGTTGTCGCACCGGTGTTGATGGTGATCAGCCTGTGGTTCTGGGTCGACATCAATGAAGAGCTGGCCGACCAGCCGTCCTGGCGTCCGCTGCCCCTGGCGGTGAAGGTTTGGCGTTGGTCGTTCAGTGGTTTTGGTCTCCTCAGCCTGGGCATGAGCCTTACGGGTTTGGGCTGCATGCAACAGCTGGAGGCCTCGGCCTGCCTCACCTGGCTGGAGGCCCCTCAGGGCATCCATGGCCTGGCGGCAACAGTGTTCAATTTTCTCTTCGGTGGTCTGTGGACCGAAGCCGTTGCCGCCTTTGTGGGTTACGTCGCCCTGGTGGCTTATCTGGCCGGCCTGCTGCAGTGGCTGTTGGTGCGTCTGCCCCGTTACGGACGCGTGGCCGGCGATTTCTGA
- the glmM gene encoding phosphoglucosamine mutase — MVQKACSPIGPALGDAAPGFGTDGIRGLAGTVLTPALCLQVGYWVGRVLQAEGPVLIGMDSRTSGSMVVSALTAGLTAAGRDVWTLGLCPTPAVPLLIRQLGAAGGLMVSASHNPPADNGIKVFGADGAKLSAPRQAQVEAGLKGQTSMVEQGAFRCGVARSSADLLDGYREVLQQSVAERRLDGVPIVLDLCWGSATACGADAFRALGADLTVLHGEPDGSRINVACGSTHLEPLQRAVIERGAAMGFAFDGDADRMLAVDGRGRIIDGDHVLFLWGSVLQEQQALPDQRLVATVMSNLGFERAWQQRDGILDRTPVGDQHVHAAMVASGAALGGEQSGHILSASHGLCGDGVLTAVQLATLCHAQGISLSDWLDRSFQAYPQKLVNVRVMDRSRRKNWSSCTPLTDAIASAEQSMGETGRILVRASGTEPVLRVMVEAEQSDAVEHWTGHLAAVAEEHLNVA; from the coding sequence ATGGTTCAAAAGGCGTGTTCTCCGATCGGCCCCGCTCTCGGTGACGCTGCGCCAGGGTTTGGAACCGATGGGATCCGTGGGCTCGCCGGCACCGTTCTCACCCCAGCCTTGTGTCTTCAGGTGGGCTATTGGGTTGGCCGGGTTCTGCAGGCGGAAGGCCCTGTTCTGATCGGGATGGACTCCCGGACCAGCGGCAGCATGGTGGTGTCTGCCCTGACGGCCGGTTTGACGGCGGCCGGTCGCGATGTGTGGACCCTTGGTCTTTGTCCGACGCCGGCGGTTCCTTTGTTGATCCGCCAGCTGGGGGCGGCTGGTGGCCTGATGGTGTCTGCGAGCCACAACCCCCCTGCAGACAACGGCATCAAAGTGTTTGGGGCCGACGGCGCCAAACTCAGCGCTCCACGTCAGGCCCAGGTGGAAGCCGGTCTGAAGGGGCAGACGTCCATGGTTGAGCAAGGAGCGTTCCGCTGCGGTGTGGCGCGCTCCAGCGCCGACCTCCTGGATGGCTACAGGGAGGTATTGCAGCAATCGGTGGCTGAACGGCGACTGGATGGCGTCCCCATCGTTTTGGACCTTTGCTGGGGATCAGCGACAGCCTGTGGTGCTGATGCCTTCCGTGCCTTGGGGGCTGATCTCACCGTGCTCCATGGGGAACCCGATGGCTCCCGCATCAACGTGGCTTGCGGATCAACCCATCTGGAACCGCTGCAGCGGGCTGTGATCGAGCGCGGCGCGGCGATGGGCTTTGCCTTTGACGGTGATGCTGACCGAATGCTGGCGGTGGATGGCCGCGGTCGCATCATCGATGGGGACCATGTGCTTTTCCTGTGGGGATCCGTGCTGCAGGAGCAGCAGGCGCTCCCCGATCAGCGGTTGGTGGCCACCGTGATGTCGAACCTCGGCTTTGAGCGGGCTTGGCAGCAGAGGGACGGCATCCTTGATCGCACGCCGGTGGGAGATCAGCATGTCCATGCCGCGATGGTGGCCAGTGGCGCGGCCCTCGGTGGAGAACAATCCGGCCACATCCTCTCGGCCTCCCATGGGCTATGCGGCGATGGTGTTCTGACCGCCGTGCAGCTGGCCACCTTGTGCCATGCCCAAGGCATCAGCCTCAGCGATTGGTTGGACCGCAGTTTTCAGGCCTACCCGCAGAAATTGGTCAATGTGCGGGTGATGGACCGTTCACGTCGCAAGAACTGGAGCTCGTGCACCCCTCTGACCGACGCCATCGCTTCAGCAGAGCAGTCGATGGGAGAGACCGGCCGCATTTTGGTGCGAGCCAGCGGCACGGAGCCCGTGCTGCGGGTGATGGTGGAAGCCGAGCAGTCCGATGCTGTTGAGCATTGGACAGGGCATCTGGCCGCCGTTGCCGAAGAGCATCTCAACGTGGCCTGA
- the dcd gene encoding dCTP deaminase — MLKCDRWITEQAGQGMIEPFQSGLVRHLEPEQKLRPVLSFGCSSYGYDLRLSPQEFLIFRHVPGTVMNPKRFNPANLEPTPLHEDEDGRYFILPAHSYGLGVALEKLRVPPNITVICLGKSTYARLGIIVNTTPAEASWEGHLTLEFSNSSGADCRIYADEGICQLLFFEGDPCSTTYSDRQGKYQHQPERVTLAKV, encoded by the coding sequence ATGCTCAAGTGCGATCGCTGGATCACTGAACAGGCCGGTCAGGGAATGATCGAGCCATTCCAGAGCGGTTTGGTCCGTCACCTCGAGCCGGAGCAGAAGCTGCGACCGGTGCTGAGTTTCGGTTGTTCGTCCTACGGCTACGACCTGCGCCTGTCTCCTCAGGAATTTCTGATCTTCCGGCATGTTCCGGGCACGGTGATGAACCCCAAGCGGTTCAACCCGGCCAACCTCGAGCCCACCCCCCTTCATGAGGATGAAGACGGGCGCTACTTCATTCTTCCGGCGCATTCCTACGGCCTCGGTGTGGCGTTGGAGAAGCTGCGGGTTCCCCCCAACATCACGGTGATCTGTTTGGGCAAGAGCACCTACGCCCGCCTTGGAATCATCGTGAACACCACCCCTGCTGAAGCGAGCTGGGAGGGTCACCTCACCCTTGAATTCAGCAACAGTTCCGGCGCTGACTGCCGCATCTATGCCGATGAAGGCATCTGTCAGCTGCTGTTTTTCGAGGGTGATCCCTGCTCTACCACCTACAGCGATCGACAAGGTAAGTACCAGCACCAACCGGAACGGGTGACGCTGGCCAAGGTTTAG
- the thyX gene encoding FAD-dependent thymidylate synthase yields the protein MDRFRVDLIAATPNPQQCVYAAMHQDYSEGFVAGDRANWPDEQRAGEICVKRLLSGERGHYGPMEHAQIVLNVGWFPHSVMQQARTHRVGVSFDVQSMRYTGERICRAADGALDLEEVFYLRPVGEYSDRQGKKYAYTEALRQQDLDLCRSAAERYRDLLKAGFSEEHARGILPFDYRQHFVVSFSLRAFLHFMDLRAKLDAQLEIRQLCDLMWPHMVEWAPEFAAWYEKSRLHRARLAP from the coding sequence ATGGACCGCTTTCGGGTCGATCTGATCGCAGCTACGCCGAACCCGCAGCAATGCGTGTACGCCGCCATGCATCAGGACTACAGCGAAGGGTTCGTGGCCGGAGATCGTGCCAACTGGCCCGATGAGCAGCGAGCTGGAGAGATCTGTGTGAAACGTCTGCTATCTGGAGAACGCGGCCACTACGGCCCGATGGAGCATGCGCAGATCGTTCTGAACGTGGGCTGGTTCCCACACTCGGTGATGCAGCAGGCCCGCACCCACCGGGTGGGGGTGAGCTTCGATGTGCAATCGATGCGTTACACCGGTGAACGCATCTGCCGTGCAGCGGATGGAGCCCTGGACCTGGAAGAGGTGTTTTATCTGCGGCCTGTCGGCGAGTACAGCGATCGGCAGGGCAAGAAATACGCCTACACCGAAGCGCTACGCCAACAGGACCTCGATCTGTGCCGAAGCGCCGCCGAGCGCTACAGGGATCTGCTCAAGGCCGGCTTCTCCGAAGAGCATGCCCGCGGCATCCTTCCCTTCGACTACCGCCAGCACTTTGTGGTGAGCTTCAGCCTGCGGGCGTTCCTGCACTTCATGGATCTGCGAGCCAAGCTTGATGCCCAGTTAGAGATCCGCCAGCTCTGCGATCTGATGTGGCCCCACATGGTGGAGTGGGCCCCTGAATTCGCAGCCTGGTACGAAAAAAGCAGGCTGCACCGTGCTCGTTTAGCTCCCTAA